The window ATTTGCTGTAAAAATAAAAAAACGCTGCAAGGAAGAACCTGCAGCGTGTATAAGACTATATATTTACCTCTATTAAAAAATTTCAGTTGTATTACGATTAGTAAACACATTTGGATTGCTGTTAGCAATTAATTCAATCGTCGGACGTAATTCATTAAATTCCATAATCGCCATTTTACGTTCCTTCGGAGAGCCTTTCGCAATAATACCATTCAAGATTACTGCTTTTTGTAAGATTACTGCCATATCAAAAGTCGTCATTTTTAATCACCTGTTAGTTGTTTTTGTTTCATTATACAAACGACCAGCACTTATGACAAAAATTGATTAGCTCCTGATGAATTTCAGCATAGAGGTTATGTATTTCTGTACATTCTTTACTTGTGTAAAGAGATCGGCCGTTACACGCTTCTTAAAAATCATTCCCTCGTCAGTGACCTGAATGAGTCGTTTCGTGCGTTTTTCAGTATCTTCCCATCGACCCTTTATTGTTCCGTCAGTTTCCATTTCTCGTACAATGTCGTATAAATAACCGTTAGACACATGCCAGCCAAAGCGTAATTTAAGTTGCTCATTTACTTCTGCAGCATAAAATTCTGTTCGATTCGAACCAATGTAAAACACCATGTAGCGTACGAGGTCTTTAACAGAGATTAATTTTGAAAAGTAAGTGCGAAGCGCTGCTGGTAGCTCATTTTCAGCTAAAAGAACACTGCCGCTATGATTTGAAAGCATATCACTGATACGATTAAGCACAATTTGTAATTCAGTAAAAAGTGTTTCATATTGCACCGTCATAGAGTGTAATGCCTTTTTGCCTTCGCTAGTTGTTCGATAAAACTTCATGTGCTTATCCATATTCAGGGCTAAATAGCCTTTAGCTTCTAATTCTTTCGCTATACGTGCAATGTAATCATACGAGCCTTTGCTATGTTCAAACTCAGTCGTATAAAGATCATAAAGTGCTTTAGGGTTCGTTTCTTCTTTAGAAGCTGTATATAACCATAATGCGACAATCGTATCTTTAATACTGAACCTTTCCTCTTTAACCGCAGCGTTCATATAATTCCCCTCCTTCTATAATCGTTCGGAAACTGGGGGCAGTTATTTATACATTATAACGAATAATAAATTTCAATACTATCTATAGAATGAAAAAAAATATTACTAAAGATACTAAAAAAAAATAAAACAAAATACAACAAAAGCAATAGAAAAATGGAAATTGGAAGTAATTACATAAAAATACAAAAGTTTTTATGTATAAGTATGTAGAATTTAAAGAAGGAATTGAAGCTGGAGAAAAATAATACTTAAAACCGTATTAGTAAGGTAAAAATTTGGTTGTTTTTTGCCACCAATACTTTAAAACAAATAAAAAAGTTCCCCGGAGGGAACTATTGGCAACATAATTCGATTAAACATGTGTAGCAAAGCTGTTTTTCATGCTCTGGACTACCTTGTACAGTGTAAAATTCGTTGCTACATGTTTTACAGTTGTAATTCACCGGGGTTGAACCGAGAAGTGTCTTTTGAGCTTCCTGAACTACCTGCGGCGAAAATGGTGTACCCTCGTTGTATTTTTTGATAATGTACTCTGCATCTATAATTTTCATAACTAACTTCCTCTTTTAAGCTTAATGCGTTGAACATCCGGAGATTCACCATTTCGGATCGGTACGATTGAGTGAATACCCTTCACCAACGATTATGTACTGCTATTGGTTCCGGATAAACCCTTCCTGTTAAGAATTACTCGTCAGCTTTTCGAAGAATTCATGTAACCGCTCATTATTTAATTTAACCAGGCACTCATTTGGTTCAAGAACGCGGTTATCAATTAGAAATTTAACGGCGATACGGAAACGATTCGGAAATTTGCCGACATCGGCGGCATTATTCTTATACATATTGTGTTCATAATCGAACTGTAAGCTTTCGACTCTGCAAAGTTGATTATTGTATTTCGTTTTAACGATCTGTAGCACATCGCGACAATCTCTAAGAAGGGTGGAATCTAAATGTGTTTGATGTAAAATGTTTGACATACCAGAAAATCCTCCTGAACTATTGCTTTTACTGCATTTTATGTATTACGACAACTCACCTCGATAGCCCATATACAAACATTGTTTACCACCCCGAGTGGGCCCGGGGCCGTTTGTTTTGGTTTGCTTCGGGTTGTTCGATCCCTTTCGGCTCTAATCTATCCTTACCCTGCGGATGAACGGGAAGCCATCCGTCGTTGTCCATTGCACTCCCAGGCGAGAAATTACTCGTCGTCGTGGGATGGGTGCGTGGTTGGTAGGTTGGATCTTCATGAGCGTAGCGAAACGGAAATTTCCTTCGGAAAATAAACTCAATCTATCTGTGGCCAAAAAAAAACCGCAGGGTAAGGAGAAACTAGAGCGTGCACGCGACGCAACACATCGCGTCAGGAATACACAAACGGACGGGAGAGAAAAACATGGGTGTTCCCTCCCGTATATGGTCTATCGAGGTCTATTGTAATTATACATGTGGTTGTCGATTAATACAATATTGAAAAGTCCTATGTAATACTAGCTTAGACCTATATTCTATCAAATGTTTGCTTTAACTATAATAATTTTGACTATTTAAAGTAATTAAACATTAAAATGAGCAGATTAAGGTTTGTTGCATTTTGTCGATTAATTCGTATTTAAACAGCAAAAAAGAGGCGTTCATTGAACGCCCCTACTTTCATTCACCTATGTATTCATAATAATTTTCGAATGTA of the Solibacillus isronensis genome contains:
- a CDS encoding PadR family transcriptional regulator; its protein translation is MNAAVKEERFSIKDTIVALWLYTASKEETNPKALYDLYTTEFEHSKGSYDYIARIAKELEAKGYLALNMDKHMKFYRTTSEGKKALHSMTVQYETLFTELQIVLNRISDMLSNHSGSVLLAENELPAALRTYFSKLISVKDLVRYMVFYIGSNRTEFYAAEVNEQLKLRFGWHVSNGYLYDIVREMETDGTIKGRWEDTEKRTKRLIQVTDEGMIFKKRVTADLFTQVKNVQKYITSMLKFIRS